Proteins from a genomic interval of Rhodococcus rhodochrous:
- the ipdC gene encoding (3aS,4S,5R,7aS)-5-hydroxy-7a-methyl-1-oxo-octahydro-1H-indene-4-carboxyl-CoA dehydrogenase, with the protein MSTLRTALTELVGIEHPIVQTGMGWVSGPRLTAATSNAGGLGILASATMTYPELEAAVAKTKSLTDKPFGVNMRADASDAGERIDLLIREKVKVASFALAPKKELIAKLKDHGIVVIPSIGAAKHAVKVASWGADAVIVQGGEGGGHTGPVATTLLLPSVLDAVDIPVIAAGGFFDGRGLAAALSYGAAGVAMGTRFLLTSDSAVPDSVKQQYLARGLQDTTVSLKVDGMPHRVLNTDLVNSLEKSTYAKGLLAAARNATKFKAMTGMKWSTLVKDGLAMKKASDRTWQQIIMAANTPMLLKAGLVEGNTEAGVLASGQVVGMLDDLPSCQELIDRVVAEAVERIDALSALRRTESSA; encoded by the coding sequence GTGAGCACCCTGCGCACAGCACTGACGGAGCTCGTGGGCATCGAGCACCCCATCGTCCAGACGGGCATGGGCTGGGTGTCCGGCCCACGGCTGACCGCCGCGACGTCGAACGCCGGTGGCCTCGGCATCCTCGCCTCGGCGACGATGACCTACCCCGAACTCGAAGCGGCCGTGGCAAAGACGAAGTCGCTCACCGACAAGCCGTTCGGTGTGAACATGCGCGCCGACGCTTCGGACGCCGGCGAGCGCATCGACCTGCTGATCCGCGAGAAGGTCAAGGTCGCGTCATTCGCGCTCGCTCCGAAGAAGGAGCTGATCGCCAAGCTGAAGGATCACGGCATCGTCGTGATCCCGTCGATCGGTGCCGCCAAGCATGCCGTGAAGGTCGCCTCGTGGGGTGCCGACGCGGTGATCGTGCAAGGTGGCGAGGGCGGTGGCCACACCGGTCCCGTCGCGACGACGCTGCTGCTGCCGAGCGTGCTCGACGCCGTCGACATCCCGGTCATCGCGGCCGGTGGCTTCTTCGACGGTCGCGGGCTCGCGGCCGCGCTGTCCTACGGTGCTGCCGGTGTCGCGATGGGCACGCGGTTCCTGCTCACGAGCGACAGCGCCGTTCCCGATTCGGTCAAGCAGCAGTACCTCGCACGTGGTCTGCAGGACACCACCGTCTCGCTCAAGGTCGACGGCATGCCGCACCGGGTGCTCAACACCGACCTGGTGAACAGCCTCGAGAAGTCCACCTACGCGAAGGGACTGCTCGCGGCCGCCCGGAACGCGACGAAGTTCAAGGCGATGACGGGCATGAAGTGGTCGACGCTCGTCAAGGACGGCCTCGCCATGAAGAAGGCGAGCGACCGCACCTGGCAGCAGATCATCATGGCCGCCAACACCCCCATGCTCCTCAAGGCCGGTCTCGTGGAGGGCAACACCGAAGCCGGTGTGCTCGCCTCGGGTCAGGTCGTCGGCATGCTCGACGACCTGCCGAGCTGCCAGGAGCTGATCGATCGCGTCGTCGCCGAGGCCGTCGAGCGCATCGACGCCCTCTCGGCCCTGCGCCGGACGGAGTCGTCGGCCTAG
- the ipdA gene encoding cholesterol ring-cleaving hydrolase subunit IpdA produces MRDKRMSLDDVVGELRSGMTIGLGGWGSRRKPMALVRAILRSDVKDLTVVTYGGPDLGLLCSAGKVKKAYYGFVSLDSAPFYDPWFAKARTGGEIVAREMDEGMIKCGLEAAAARLPFLPIRAGLGSAVVDFWEGELKTVTSPYPGPDGTETLIAMPALNLDAAFVHLNIGDKHGNAGYQGVDPYFDDLYCMAAERRYVSVEKIVETEQLVKEVPLQQLLLNRMMVDGIVEAPNGAHFTLAGDSYGRDEKFQRHYAESAKDPEAWQAFVDRFLSGSEDDYQAAVQKFAQEQA; encoded by the coding sequence CCATCGGCCTCGGTGGCTGGGGGTCGCGCCGCAAGCCCATGGCCCTCGTGCGGGCGATCCTCCGCTCGGACGTGAAGGATCTGACCGTCGTCACCTACGGCGGCCCCGACCTGGGCCTGCTGTGCTCGGCGGGCAAGGTGAAGAAGGCCTACTACGGATTCGTCTCGCTCGACTCGGCACCGTTCTACGATCCGTGGTTCGCCAAGGCCCGCACGGGCGGCGAGATCGTCGCCCGCGAGATGGACGAGGGCATGATCAAGTGCGGCCTCGAGGCCGCCGCGGCACGCCTGCCGTTCCTGCCCATCCGCGCAGGACTCGGCTCGGCCGTCGTCGACTTCTGGGAAGGCGAACTGAAGACCGTCACCTCGCCGTATCCCGGCCCGGACGGCACCGAGACCCTCATCGCCATGCCGGCACTGAACCTCGACGCTGCGTTCGTGCACCTCAACATCGGCGACAAGCACGGCAACGCCGGCTACCAGGGTGTCGACCCGTACTTCGACGACCTCTACTGCATGGCCGCCGAGCGGCGCTACGTCTCGGTCGAGAAGATCGTCGAGACCGAGCAGCTCGTGAAAGAGGTTCCGCTCCAGCAACTCCTGCTCAACCGCATGATGGTCGACGGGATCGTCGAAGCGCCGAACGGGGCGCACTTCACTCTCGCGGGCGACAGCTACGGCCGCGACGAGAAGTTCCAGCGCCACTACGCCGAGTCCGCCAAGGACCCCGAGGCGTGGCAGGCATTCGTCGACCGCTTCCTCTCGGGCAGCGAGGACGACTACCAGGCCGCAGTCCAGAAGTTCGCACAGGAGCAGGCATGA
- a CDS encoding TIGR03564 family F420-dependent LLM class oxidoreductase codes for MRIGLTGGASSTDRIVKQAQQAEAEGFTSLWFASTVAGDPLAALAVAGRETGSIELGTAVLQTYPCHPLLQANRAAGVAEAMGRPGFTLGLGPSHESLVRDVYGLSYDTPGQNTEEYIRIVTALLRGEEVDFRGEAWSTRSAGRMVAVAHEVPVLLSAMSPRMLRVAGEWADGTVLWMAAPKVIESRIAPSIHTAAARAGRPEPRIVAGLPVAVHDDADAARDAVAATATSYAGMPSYRRVLEEAGASTPADIAIVGDEESVRRQLQGLLDAGVTDVWAAILPVGDDPRASLHRTRTLLSALTTE; via the coding sequence ATGCGAATCGGGCTCACGGGCGGAGCGTCGTCCACGGACAGGATCGTGAAGCAGGCACAGCAGGCGGAGGCCGAGGGATTCACGTCCCTGTGGTTCGCGAGCACCGTCGCGGGCGACCCGCTGGCAGCTCTCGCGGTGGCCGGTCGGGAGACAGGATCGATCGAGCTCGGCACCGCCGTGCTCCAGACCTACCCGTGCCACCCGCTGCTGCAGGCGAACCGCGCCGCGGGCGTCGCCGAGGCCATGGGCCGGCCGGGATTCACGCTCGGATTGGGACCGTCGCACGAGAGCCTGGTCCGGGACGTCTACGGACTGTCGTACGACACCCCGGGGCAGAACACCGAGGAGTACATCCGGATCGTCACCGCACTCCTGCGCGGTGAGGAGGTGGACTTCCGGGGAGAGGCATGGTCCACCCGCAGCGCGGGACGGATGGTCGCCGTCGCGCACGAGGTGCCCGTCCTGCTGTCCGCCATGTCGCCGCGGATGCTGCGGGTCGCGGGGGAGTGGGCCGACGGCACGGTCCTGTGGATGGCGGCGCCGAAGGTGATCGAATCGCGGATCGCCCCCTCGATCCACACGGCCGCCGCGCGGGCGGGCCGGCCGGAGCCGCGCATCGTGGCGGGACTGCCCGTCGCGGTCCACGACGACGCGGACGCGGCGCGGGATGCGGTCGCCGCGACCGCCACGTCCTACGCGGGAATGCCCAGCTACCGGCGGGTCCTGGAGGAGGCGGGCGCGAGTACCCCGGCGGACATCGCCATAGTCGGCGACGAGGAGTCGGTGCGCCGGCAGCTGCAGGGACTGCTCGATGCGGGTGTCACCGACGTCTGGGCGGCAATCCTCCCTGTCGGCGACGATCCGCGTGCGTCGCTCCACCGCACCCGCACTCTCCTGAGTGCGCTCACCACCGAATAA
- the ipdB gene encoding cholesterol ring-cleaving hydrolase subunit IpdB encodes MTTTETVTRAEYCAIACADIFSGAGEIMASPMATLPQIGARLAKLTTEPDLLITDGEALILAEVPALGAKAPIEGWMPFRKVFDVVASGRRHVVMGANQIDRYGNQNLSAFGPLQQPTRQMFGVRGAPGNTINHATSYWVGKHSSRVFVDTVDIVSGVGYDKVDPENPAYRFLDIARVVTNLGVFDFGGPGHSFRALSLHPGVEAATVAENTSFEVAGLDEAGVTREPTAEELRLIREVIDPKGLRDREVAL; translated from the coding sequence ATGACCACCACCGAGACCGTGACCCGCGCCGAGTACTGCGCGATCGCATGCGCCGACATCTTCTCGGGTGCCGGCGAGATCATGGCGAGCCCGATGGCGACACTGCCGCAGATCGGCGCACGCCTGGCCAAGCTCACCACCGAGCCCGACCTGTTGATCACCGACGGTGAAGCACTCATCCTCGCCGAGGTCCCGGCCCTCGGCGCGAAGGCACCGATCGAAGGTTGGATGCCGTTCCGCAAGGTGTTCGACGTCGTGGCGTCGGGTCGCCGCCACGTCGTGATGGGCGCCAACCAGATCGACCGGTACGGCAACCAGAACCTGTCGGCCTTCGGTCCGCTCCAGCAGCCGACGCGTCAGATGTTCGGTGTGCGCGGCGCTCCCGGCAACACGATCAACCACGCGACCAGCTACTGGGTCGGCAAGCATTCCTCGCGCGTCTTCGTCGACACGGTCGACATCGTCTCGGGTGTCGGATACGACAAGGTCGATCCCGAGAACCCGGCGTACCGTTTCCTGGACATCGCGCGGGTCGTCACCAATCTCGGTGTCTTCGACTTCGGCGGCCCCGGCCACAGCTTCCGGGCGCTCTCGCTGCACCCGGGTGTCGAGGCCGCGACCGTCGCCGAGAACACGTCCTTCGAGGTCGCCGGTCTCGACGAGGCCGGTGTGACCCGCGAACCCACCGCCGAGGAACTGCGTCTGATCCGAGAGGTGATCGACCCCAAGGGACTCCGCGACCGTGAGGTTGCGCTGTGA